From the genome of Leptospira saintgironsiae, one region includes:
- the sucC gene encoding ADP-forming succinate--CoA ligase subunit beta codes for MKIHEYQAKEILRRHNAKVPFGVVIDKKEDGAKAHEEVSSKTGASVVVVKAQIHAGGRGKGGGVKVTKTKEDALAAVDKILGMQLITPQTGPEGKKVLKVYLEQGINIAKEFYLSVLLDRAIRKTIIMASTEGGMEIEEVAETHPEKILKIAVDPGIGLQPNQASQLAFDLGLPAESHKSFKALLTSVYNAYIKEDASLLEINPLILTKENEIIAGDCKIDLDENALYRHPENAAFRDVSEEDPLEVQASEYNINYVKLDGNIGCMVNGAGLAMATMDIVKLAGAEPANFLDVGGGANVTTVTNGFKLILGDPNVKGIFINIFGGIVRCDRVALGIIEAAKAVNINVPLVVRLKGTNAEEGKKILNESGLNIIGEEDLRTAAKKVADAIK; via the coding sequence ATGAAAATTCACGAGTACCAGGCCAAGGAAATCCTGAGACGCCATAACGCCAAAGTTCCTTTCGGCGTAGTAATTGATAAAAAAGAAGACGGTGCAAAAGCCCACGAAGAAGTTTCTTCCAAAACGGGAGCATCTGTCGTAGTCGTAAAAGCTCAAATCCATGCAGGTGGTAGAGGAAAAGGCGGCGGAGTTAAAGTTACCAAAACTAAAGAAGACGCATTAGCTGCTGTAGACAAGATCCTAGGCATGCAACTTATCACTCCTCAAACTGGACCTGAAGGTAAAAAAGTTCTAAAAGTTTATCTAGAGCAAGGGATCAATATCGCGAAGGAATTTTATTTAAGTGTATTATTAGATCGCGCGATCCGCAAAACAATCATCATGGCTTCCACTGAAGGTGGTATGGAGATTGAAGAAGTTGCGGAAACTCATCCTGAAAAAATCCTGAAGATCGCTGTAGATCCTGGTATCGGATTACAACCAAACCAAGCTTCTCAACTTGCTTTTGATCTCGGACTTCCTGCTGAATCTCACAAGTCTTTTAAAGCTCTTCTTACTTCTGTTTATAATGCTTATATTAAAGAAGATGCATCTTTATTAGAGATCAACCCTTTGATCCTTACAAAAGAAAATGAGATCATTGCAGGAGACTGTAAGATCGACTTAGATGAGAATGCACTTTATCGCCATCCAGAAAACGCTGCATTCAGAGACGTTTCCGAAGAAGATCCTTTGGAAGTTCAAGCTAGCGAATACAATATCAACTACGTTAAGTTAGATGGAAACATCGGCTGTATGGTTAACGGTGCTGGCCTTGCAATGGCAACCATGGACATCGTTAAACTTGCTGGCGCTGAACCTGCAAACTTCCTAGACGTGGGCGGTGGGGCTAATGTTACTACTGTTACGAACGGATTCAAACTGATATTAGGAGATCCAAATGTTAAAGGGATCTTTATCAATATCTTCGGAGGAATCGTTCGTTGTGACCGAGTTGCTCTGGGGATCATCGAAGCTGCTAAAGCTGTGAACATCAATGTTCCATTAGTAGTTCGTTTGAAAGGGACCAACGCGGAAGAAGGTAAAAAAATCCTGAACGAATCCGGTCTAAACATCATCGGAGAAGAGGATCTTCGTACCGCGGCTAAAAAAGTGGCAGATGCCATTAAATAA
- a CDS encoding sulfurtransferase, with product MKVIYIGLVSLFLGTFVSCDSGGSDSNSALAVLAGFGNSIPVNSASDLTNESAASYDDNEWGLVTASRLESWVSDWQNQKPSHISGKLVILQSSLANNFSGDTSGRSYIKSDNANGVYVYHLDDFQAGFRFNQQRNTGLIRNSVRYQADGATVDQWLQLYGINLNTDLVVFAVGSANNNGTAYTNGSQTQDVTRGIYWLRYWGADIKHLAILNGDIRTNFTNATYLSATKDTAPNANGNFSVKQLKVDNTIITLTLEDIIKIVKNNGSASVSGLTGTQIIVDARPTAQFDQTVGITNSGVNHITTAWNDSGAPAAGVSGTPKKYVLFETRIKGAKTFPWASLLDTSATGYRFKDKVTLAGIFANTGTGGAGYTAGATIVSQCRTNFEAQVNGFVSQNILGYPTVFYDGSLVEWTSLVAEYPDSTEGTSFNKLSLTSPFRTDTADLSYAPSGVINYNSHASGGTGSPYVTVAQADIDPTATTTRKAQLADKAYKY from the coding sequence ATGAAGGTGATCTATATTGGGCTGGTAAGCCTATTTTTGGGGACGTTTGTCTCCTGTGATTCAGGAGGTTCAGATTCAAATTCTGCGCTCGCGGTCTTGGCTGGTTTTGGAAATTCAATCCCGGTTAATTCCGCTTCGGATTTAACAAATGAATCTGCTGCTTCTTATGATGATAACGAATGGGGGCTTGTCACTGCTTCTCGTTTGGAATCTTGGGTGAGCGATTGGCAAAACCAAAAGCCATCTCATATCAGTGGAAAGCTTGTGATCTTACAAAGTAGTCTCGCGAATAATTTTTCGGGAGATACAAGTGGGAGATCCTACATCAAGTCAGACAACGCGAACGGAGTTTACGTGTATCATCTGGATGATTTCCAAGCTGGATTTCGTTTCAACCAACAAAGAAATACAGGGCTTATTCGTAACTCAGTTCGTTATCAAGCGGACGGAGCAACTGTGGATCAGTGGCTGCAATTATATGGAATCAACTTGAATACGGACCTAGTAGTTTTTGCAGTTGGATCCGCAAACAATAACGGTACTGCTTATACGAATGGAAGCCAAACCCAGGATGTTACAAGAGGGATCTATTGGCTTAGATATTGGGGAGCGGATATCAAACATCTTGCGATCCTAAATGGAGATATCAGGACCAATTTTACGAATGCAACTTATCTTTCGGCGACCAAGGACACAGCTCCGAATGCGAATGGAAATTTCAGTGTTAAACAACTGAAGGTGGATAATACGATCATCACTCTTACCCTAGAGGATATCATTAAGATCGTTAAGAATAACGGTAGTGCTTCTGTAAGTGGACTTACCGGGACACAAATCATTGTAGATGCGAGACCTACAGCGCAGTTTGATCAAACAGTTGGGATTACTAATTCCGGGGTAAATCATATTACAACTGCATGGAATGATTCTGGCGCACCTGCAGCTGGTGTGAGTGGAACTCCTAAAAAGTATGTTTTGTTTGAAACTAGGATCAAAGGAGCAAAAACTTTCCCTTGGGCTTCTCTCTTAGATACTTCTGCTACTGGTTATAGATTTAAGGATAAGGTGACTCTTGCCGGGATTTTTGCAAATACTGGAACAGGTGGAGCAGGTTATACTGCGGGAGCTACGATCGTTTCTCAATGTAGAACAAATTTTGAAGCTCAGGTGAATGGGTTTGTTTCTCAGAATATATTAGGATATCCTACTGTATTCTATGACGGTTCGCTCGTGGAATGGACTTCACTCGTTGCTGAATATCCTGATTCTACAGAAGGAACTAGCTTTAATAAACTTTCCTTAACTTCTCCTTTCAGAACGGATACTGCGGATTTGAGTTATGCTCCAAGTGGGGTCATTAATTATAATTCACATGCATCCGGTGGAACTGGAAGCCCTTATGTGACAGTGGCTCAAGCGGATATCGATCCTACTGCGACCACAACTCGTAAGGCTCAATTGGCAGATAAGGCTTATAAGTATTAA
- a CDS encoding DoxX family protein encodes MLETLLATSNDIVPLVLRLTLGIVIFPHGAQKLLGWFGGYGFKGTYGYFTQTAGLPGIIAFLVIIGESFGSVALILGLLTRVSAIGIGIIMLGAALLVHREHGFFINWFGAQKGEGYEFQILAIGLAIALAIVGGGAYSLDLAILSSL; translated from the coding sequence ATGTTAGAAACATTATTAGCAACCAGCAACGATATCGTCCCACTGGTCTTAAGATTAACCCTCGGGATCGTAATCTTCCCACATGGCGCTCAAAAATTATTGGGCTGGTTCGGCGGTTACGGATTCAAAGGAACCTACGGTTATTTTACTCAAACTGCAGGTCTTCCAGGAATCATTGCATTCTTAGTTATTATTGGTGAATCATTCGGTTCAGTAGCTTTAATCCTAGGACTACTTACCCGCGTCTCCGCAATTGGTATTGGTATTATCATGCTTGGAGCTGCCCTACTCGTTCATAGAGAACATGGTTTTTTCATTAACTGGTTCGGAGCTCAAAAAGGAGAAGGTTACGAATTCCAAATATTAGCCATCGGACTTGCGATCGCATTAGCAATCGTAGGTGGAGGAGCTTATTCTTTGGATCTTGCTATCCTTTCTTCACTATAA
- a CDS encoding DUF819 family protein, producing the protein MSEVFHWIISVLFLGFVLGFPWLAGSLSGKHKWLGFLGPVVLCYASGIILGNLIPIEFLPKKIAETISEISIPIAIPLLLASSDFLKGIKEAKLALVSFFLSCIAVAISSVSVGLFLSSLHPESSKIGGMLAGLYTGGTPNSNAIGLALDTGKATIALVNTVDLLIGGTYLLFLLSFSKKVYSIFLKPEIASGAELEVSSEVNISPKTPILRLLIGVVLSVLGLAASLGISQVILGTASAPLILLGITTWGIGISFSKQVRSLNTYPVGYYFILIFSVAIGFLADFGSLVKGASGVLLIVLATMSIAILLHLLFGILFRIPVDTWIITSVSSIYGPAFVPSVAAAIGNRGVLILGILTGLIGYAVGNYLGLAVYWFLAR; encoded by the coding sequence ATGTCTGAAGTATTCCATTGGATAATCTCTGTTTTATTTTTAGGATTTGTTCTCGGATTCCCATGGCTTGCGGGAAGTCTTTCTGGAAAACATAAGTGGCTGGGGTTTTTAGGTCCGGTCGTTCTATGCTACGCTTCCGGAATCATATTGGGTAATTTGATCCCAATTGAGTTTTTACCTAAAAAGATTGCAGAAACAATTTCCGAAATTTCTATCCCGATCGCAATCCCTCTCTTACTTGCTTCTTCTGATTTTTTGAAAGGGATTAAAGAGGCTAAACTTGCATTAGTCTCATTCTTTCTTTCCTGCATTGCAGTCGCTATCTCCTCTGTTTCCGTAGGACTTTTCTTAAGTTCATTACATCCTGAATCTTCTAAAATAGGTGGAATGCTTGCAGGTTTGTATACGGGAGGGACTCCAAATTCAAATGCGATCGGCTTGGCATTGGATACTGGCAAGGCAACGATAGCACTCGTAAACACGGTGGATCTTTTGATTGGTGGAACTTATCTTTTATTCCTCCTTAGTTTTTCTAAAAAAGTATATTCAATTTTCCTAAAACCAGAGATCGCAAGCGGAGCAGAATTAGAAGTTTCTTCAGAAGTTAATATTTCTCCTAAAACTCCTATTTTACGTTTGTTAATAGGAGTTGTTCTTTCCGTTTTGGGACTTGCTGCTTCTCTTGGAATCTCTCAAGTGATTTTAGGAACAGCTTCTGCACCTTTGATACTACTCGGGATTACCACCTGGGGAATCGGGATCTCGTTTTCTAAACAAGTGAGAAGTTTGAACACTTATCCAGTAGGATATTATTTTATTCTAATATTCTCTGTTGCTATCGGATTTTTGGCAGATTTTGGAAGTTTAGTTAAGGGTGCATCTGGTGTTCTATTGATCGTTCTTGCAACTATGTCGATTGCCATCCTTCTTCATTTACTTTTCGGGATTTTGTTTAGGATCCCAGTCGATACTTGGATTATTACTTCTGTATCTAGCATTTATGGCCCTGCGTTTGTTCCTTCTGTTGCGGCGGCGATTGGTAACAGAGGTGTCTTGATCTTAGGGATTTTGACTGGGTTAATTGGTTATGCAGTTGGGAATTATCTAGGCCTGGCCGTGTATTGGTTTTTGGCGAGATAG
- the ruvA gene encoding Holliday junction branch migration protein RuvA, with protein MISGLQGSIRKLEVGSVNLDVHGVTYEIVISFKTYWELKEFQTSAKEVRLHIHHSITERGQKLFGFLQERDKEFFKVMKGLHGIGEMTALKVLSFFSPWELHKIASSGEAKDLEKIPKVRAKTSEKIFFEVKQNLKKLELFLEAGPEDLSIPETSKERLPSPEDRFKETAVQALVQLGFEDKSALKEVEKILKKQSFTDTGELIREILKNL; from the coding sequence ATGATCTCCGGACTACAAGGTTCCATTCGAAAACTGGAAGTAGGCTCCGTGAACTTAGATGTTCATGGAGTAACTTACGAAATCGTAATTTCATTCAAGACATATTGGGAATTGAAAGAATTCCAAACTTCCGCAAAAGAAGTTCGACTTCATATCCATCATTCCATCACTGAAAGAGGCCAAAAACTTTTCGGATTCCTACAAGAAAGAGATAAAGAATTTTTCAAAGTGATGAAGGGCCTACATGGAATCGGAGAAATGACTGCACTCAAAGTGCTTTCCTTCTTTAGTCCTTGGGAATTGCATAAAATTGCTTCTTCCGGAGAAGCAAAGGACTTGGAAAAAATTCCAAAAGTCAGAGCAAAAACCTCCGAGAAAATCTTTTTCGAAGTAAAACAAAATCTTAAAAAGCTGGAGCTGTTTTTAGAAGCAGGTCCCGAAGATCTATCAATCCCTGAAACTTCTAAAGAAAGACTTCCTTCTCCAGAAGATCGATTCAAAGAAACTGCAGTCCAGGCACTTGTCCAACTAGGCTTCGAAGATAAATCTGCTCTAAAAGAAGTAGAGAAGATCCTAAAAAAACAAAGTTTTACGGATACCGGAGAATTGATCCGTGAGATATTAAAAAATCTTTAA
- a CDS encoding MBL fold metallo-hydrolase translates to MSLIFHSATLLLAISFFYCFPLDPDRVKSPSYKEGRYHNLDPDEELQGKSPLAILRWKLWGPKDPPAVEGLTEELPTVLERNSKDLIAPEGKVRVVWFGHATVWISSTKNGKTVNVLTDPIFEAPILVTRLVKLPIPKEDLPPVDFVVVSHAHRDHLDRDTLRYLRSKNPNLQILLPSGMKSFSEEENLGATVSQELGQVTAKESVKITFLPAHHWSRMGISDTNQYFWGSYSFEAQGKIIYFAGDTGYSSHFKNISERLGKPVDLALLPIGAYKPRWFMKYAHIGPGEALMATKDLNAKSFAPIHWGTFPLGDDLPKEPVLDLKQRLSFPSSPDTKGINPPSDGISWGNKDGVKIVPWTIGSGIDLE, encoded by the coding sequence ATGAGTTTAATATTCCATTCTGCGACTCTCTTACTCGCAATTTCATTTTTCTATTGTTTTCCATTGGATCCGGACAGGGTAAAGTCCCCCAGTTATAAAGAAGGCAGATATCATAATTTAGATCCGGACGAAGAATTGCAGGGAAAGTCACCATTGGCCATCCTACGTTGGAAGCTTTGGGGACCTAAAGATCCCCCTGCAGTAGAAGGACTTACGGAAGAACTTCCTACAGTGCTGGAAAGAAACTCTAAAGACCTAATTGCTCCAGAAGGGAAAGTAAGAGTGGTTTGGTTCGGACATGCCACAGTTTGGATCTCTTCTACCAAAAATGGAAAAACAGTAAATGTTCTGACTGATCCGATCTTTGAAGCTCCCATTTTAGTAACAAGACTTGTAAAACTTCCTATCCCAAAAGAGGATCTTCCTCCCGTGGATTTTGTAGTAGTGAGTCATGCTCATAGAGACCATCTAGACCGAGATACATTACGCTATTTGAGAAGTAAAAATCCAAACTTACAGATACTTCTTCCTTCCGGAATGAAATCATTTTCAGAAGAAGAGAATTTAGGTGCTACCGTTTCCCAAGAGTTAGGCCAAGTTACTGCCAAAGAATCAGTAAAGATCACATTTCTTCCTGCGCATCATTGGAGTAGAATGGGAATCTCAGATACAAACCAGTATTTCTGGGGAAGTTATTCCTTTGAAGCTCAGGGAAAGATCATCTATTTTGCGGGAGATACTGGATATTCTTCTCATTTTAAAAATATCTCAGAACGTTTAGGAAAACCTGTAGATCTTGCACTTCTTCCGATCGGAGCTTATAAGCCTAGATGGTTTATGAAATATGCGCATATCGGACCCGGGGAAGCATTGATGGCGACCAAAGATCTAAATGCAAAGTCATTTGCGCCTATCCATTGGGGAACATTTCCTTTAGGGGACGATCTACCTAAAGAGCCAGTGTTAGATCTCAAACAAAGACTCTCCTTCCCAAGTTCTCCTGATACAAAAGGGATTAACCCTCCATCCGATGGAATTTCCTGGGGAAATAAGGACGGGGTCAAAATTGTACCTTGGACTATTGGCAGCGGGATAGACTTGGAATGA